A single Pagrus major chromosome 19, Pma_NU_1.0 DNA region contains:
- the arhgap28 gene encoding rho GTPase-activating protein 28 — MEDLIHIGPKSSLVNQSGSSLENQSGSSLENQSGSSLENQSGSSLKNQSGSSLENQSGSSLENQSGSSLENQSGSRAGSTSRMLSSPPTTSLSTSSTPPPPQTVTSDPRRIAMETYWREVRSIEEEKEGEEEVEEEERKSMDEVELEEAWLTEAGLSSLVTGSSLEEASPPPAEVLLSTLTQQQAATVRKRLDNYNETLKTRNRQPIRDVRDIFTEPDDDSADRCPSPPSHRAEPPPSRYHTTTKTIRRNTHRVRPTLHTFLFEDQLPEHPSTPTHPNSPTHTHSPTHTHSPPVIQSRRADWLLRDSPYSEGVAEHKRGGTCWDCLSFHGDDSDDLPFVPVSPSQGLTWADDLSSGDLVRLGFICHIELSTFLHTLGVQTKYTRPPRHRTRDSGVFSVPLNSLLDNDRKTFPGVKVPVVFQKLLCILESGLQTEGILRVPGSAARLKYLRRELDRCGGFDWSAVRQVDAAGLLKLFIRELPTPLLTHTHLSTYRSVLGISSVVHQVQALQLLSLLLPEAHRETLRALLVFLRKVVSHQDQNRMSLWNVSMVMAPNLFSCIHRGNKSSVAKQREEMEEAVGGAQLIRLMITHQDLLWTVPSFLLSQVRLMNQTSNQKQLSLSKTTRRLLRRKNDKNDRNQITELCEGVIRVHAPLHTKVSMAIQLDGQMRAKDVTARFECDNSPVQRLYEVGGNISERRLHPECLLLDVYKVNPHCDWLIKP, encoded by the exons aTGGAGGACCTGATCCACATCGGTCCTAAGTCCAGTCTGGTGAATCAGTCAGGATCCAGTCTGGAGAACCAGTCAGGATCCAGTCTAGAGAACCAGTCAGGATCCAGTCTAGAGAACCAGTCAGGATCCAGTCTAAAGAACCAGTCAGGATCCAGTCTAGAGAACCAGTCAGGATCCAGTCTGGAGAACCAGTCAGGATCCAGTCTGGAGAACCAGTCAGGATCCAGAGCAG gATCTACTTCCAGGATGTTGTCGTCCCCTCCTACcacctccctctccacctcctccacccctcctcctcctcagacagtgacctctgacccccgGCGTATCGCCATGGAAACCTACTGGAGAGAAGTGCGGAGCAtcgaggaggagaaggagggagaggaagaggtagaggaagaagagaggaagagtatGGACG AGGTGGAACTGGAGGAGGCGTGGCTGACAGAGGCGGGGCTATCGTCCCTGGTGACGGGTTCCTCGTTAGAAGAGGCGTCTCCGCCGCCGGCCGAGGTGCTGTTGTCCACGTTGACACAGCAACAAGCCGCCACAGTGAGGAAGAGGCTGGACAACTACAACGAGACGCTGAAGACACGAAacaggcagccaatcagagacgtCCGAGACATCTTCACTGAg CCTGATGATGACTCAGCAGACAGAtgcccctcccctccctctcaccGTGCTGAGCCACCGCCGAGTCGATACCACACCACCACCAAAACCATCCGCCGAAACACTCACAGag TTCGACCGACTCTTCACACGTTTCTGTTTGAGGATCAGCTACCTGAACACCCGTCAACCCCGACACACCCAaactccccaacacacacacactctccaacacacacacactcccc gCCTGTCATTCAGTCAAGAAGAGCTGATTGGTTGCTGCGGGACTCTCCGTACTCAGAGGGCGTGGCTGAACACAAACGGGGCGGGACTTGTTGGGACTGTCTGAGTTTCCATGGAGACGACAGTGATGACCTGCCA tttgtaCCTGTCTCACCCTCTCAGGGTCTCACCTGGGCAGACGACCTGTCGTCAGGTGACCTCGTCCGTCTCGGCTTCATCTGTCACATCGAGCTCTCCACCTTCCTGCACACTCTGGGCGTCCAAACCAAATATACCCGCCCGCCACGCCACCGGACACGgg ACAGCGGTGTGTTCAGTGTTCCTTTGAACTCGCTGTTGGACAACGACAGGAAGACGTTTCCAGGAGTTAAAGTTCCTGTTGTCTTTCAGAAG ttGTTGTGTATTTTAGAGTCCGGGCTGCAGACTGAAGGGATTCTCAGAGTACCAGGATCAGCTGCTAGACTtaag tACCTGCGTAGAGAGTTAGACAGGTGTGGGGGGTTCGACTGGTCCGCAGTGAGACAGGTGGACGCTGCAGGTCTGCTGAAGCTTTTCATCAGAGAGCTGCCGACAcctctgctgacacacacacacctgtccacCTACCGCTCTGTGctgg gTATCTCCTCTGTGGTTCATCAGGTTCAggctctgcagctgctgtcattGTTGCTTCCTGAAGCTCACAGAGAAACACTCAGA GCCCTGCTGGTCTTCCTGCGTAAGGTGGTCTCTCATCAGGACCAGAACAGGATGTCTCTGTGGAACGTCTCCATGGTAATGGCACCCAACCTGTTCTCCTGCATTCACCGTGGCAACAAGAGCTCCGTCGCCAAGCAAcgggaggagatggaggaggcgGTGGGTGGAGCTCAGCTGATCCGCCTGATGATCACACACCAGGACCTGCTGTGGACC GTCCCCAGCTTCCTGCTGTCTCAGGTGAGACTCATGAACCAGACGTCCAATCAGAAACAGCTCAGCCTGAGCAAGACCACAAGACGCCtgctgaggaggaagaatgacAAGAACGATAGAAACCAG atcaCAGAGCTGTGTGAAGGGGTCATCAGGGTTCACGCCCCCCTGCACACCAAGGTCTCTATGGCGATACAGCTGGACGGACAGATGAGAGCCAAAGACGTCACCGCACGCTTTGAGTGTGAcaacag TCCTGTTCAGCGTCTGTATGAAGTCGGCGGAAACATCA gtgaGCGCCGTCTCCATCCAGAGTGTCTGCTGTTGGACGTCTACAAAGTGAATCctcactgtgattggctgatcaAACCCTGA
- the zbtb14 gene encoding zinc finger and BTB domain-containing protein 14 isoform X1, with translation MTETVKYVDDEHKSIFLKLLNEQRLEGEHCDIAVVVEDVKFRAHRCVLAACSNYFKKLFKKHEVDNSSVIEIDFIRSDIFEEVLNYMYTAKISVKKRDVNLMMSSGQILGIRFLDKLCSQKRDVSSEDKEKFPYDIVKMALPPEAQLAADAEVLGEHDDTPTTDDLVEASANQELDKSPSAALRVQEAILKELTNEDVHKVTCYDQDVVTEMEAEPKELGAEHHATQTLTFTDSMGEVKDEQPPGWSTATTDMKFEYLLYGHREQLACQVCGKSFLDESRLRKHEKLHSAERPFACEICTKAFTTHAHLKEHLKIHTGFKPYRCDVCGKSFIRAPDLKKHERVHSNERPFACQMCDKAFKHKSHLKDHERRHRGEKPFVCPSCTKAFAKASDLKRHENNMHSERKQLNPLQSDTETLQAAAMAAEEQHLDTISCS, from the exons ATGACGGAGACGGTGAAGTATGTGGACGACGAACATAAGAGCATCTTCCTGAAGCTGCTGAACGAGCAGCGACTGGAGGGCGAACACTGCGACATCGCTGTGGTGGTCGAAGACGTCAAGTTCCGCGCTCACCGCTGTGTGCTCGCCGCCTGCTCCAACTACTTCAAAAAACTCTTCAAAAAACACGAG GTGGACAACTCTTCGGTGATTGAGATCGACTTCATCCGCTCTGATATCTTCGAGGAGGTGTTGAACTACATGTACACAGCGAAGATCTCCGTCAAGAAGAGAGACGTCAAcctcatgatgtcatcaggacAGATCCTCGGGATCCGCTTCCTCGACAAACTCTGCTCTCAG AAACGAGACGTGTCATCAGAGGACAAAGAGAAGTTTCCCTATGACATCGTAAAGATGGCGCTGCCGCCAGAAGCTCAGCTGGCTGCTGACGCCGAG gtaCTGGGAGAGCACGATGACACGCCCACCACAGATGACCTTGTTGAGGcgtcagccaatcaggagctaGATAAGTCTCCCAGTGCGGCGCTGCGTGTCCAGGAAGCCATCCTGAAAGAACTGACCAATGAGGACGTAcacaag GTAACCTGCTATGACCAGGATGTGGTGACAGAGATGGAGGCAGAGCCTAAAGAGCTGGGGGCAGAGCACCACGCCACCCAGACGCTGACGTTTACAGACAGTATGGGTGAGGTGAAGGACGAGCAGCCGCCGGGCTGGTCGACCGCCACCACAGACATGAAGTTTGAGTACCTGCTGTACGGACACCGAGAGCAGCTCGCCTGCCAGGTGTGTGGGAAGAGCTTCCTGGACGAGAGCAGGCTCAG GAAACATGAGAAGCTTCATTCAGCAGAGCGTCCATTTGCCTGTGAGATCTGCACCAAAGCTTTCACCACCCACGCTCATCTGAAAG AACACCTGAAGATCCACACAGGCTTCAAACCGTACAGGTGTGACGTTTGTGGGAAATCGTTCATTCGAGCTCCAGACCTGAAGAAGCACGAACGGGTTCACAGCAATGAGAGGCCGTTCGCCTGCCAGATGTGTGACAAG GCTTTTAAACACAAGTCTCACCTGAAGGATCAcgagaggagacacagaggagagaaaccgTTCGTCTGTCCGTCCTGCACCAAGGCCTTTGCCAAG GCGTCAGATCTGAAGCGTCATGAGAACAACATGCACAGTGAGAGGAAACAGCTGAACCCCCTGCAGAGcgacacagagacactgcaggCCGCTGCCATGGCTGCTGAGGAGCAACATCTGGACACCATCAGCTGCTCCTAA
- the zbtb14 gene encoding zinc finger and BTB domain-containing protein 14 isoform X2 — protein sequence MAARAASRSCYRGRGAAAARVPMTETVKYVDDEHKSIFLKLLNEQRLEGEHCDIAVVVEDVKFRAHRCVLAACSNYFKKLFKKHEVDNSSVIEIDFIRSDIFEEVLNYMYTAKISVKKRDVNLMMSSGQILGIRFLDKLCSQKRDVSSEDKEKFPYDIVKMALPPEAQLAADAEVLGEHDDTPTTDDLVEASANQELDKSPSAALRVQEAILKELTNEDVHKVTCYDQDVVTEMEAEPKELGAEHHATQTLTFTDSMGEVKDEQPPGWSTATTDMKFEYLLYGHREQLACQVCGKSFLDESRLRKHEKLHSAERPFACEICTKAFTTHAHLKEHLKIHTGFKPYRCDVCGKSFIRAPDLKKHERVHSNERPFACQMCDKAFKHKSHLKDHERRHRGEKPFVCPSCTKAFAKASDLKRHENNMHSERKQLNPLQSDTETLQAAAMAAEEQHLDTISCS from the exons ATGGCCGCTCGAGCCGCGTCTCGTTCGTGTTATCGAGGCCGCGGCGCCGCCGCTGCTCGCGTGCCT ATGACGGAGACGGTGAAGTATGTGGACGACGAACATAAGAGCATCTTCCTGAAGCTGCTGAACGAGCAGCGACTGGAGGGCGAACACTGCGACATCGCTGTGGTGGTCGAAGACGTCAAGTTCCGCGCTCACCGCTGTGTGCTCGCCGCCTGCTCCAACTACTTCAAAAAACTCTTCAAAAAACACGAG GTGGACAACTCTTCGGTGATTGAGATCGACTTCATCCGCTCTGATATCTTCGAGGAGGTGTTGAACTACATGTACACAGCGAAGATCTCCGTCAAGAAGAGAGACGTCAAcctcatgatgtcatcaggacAGATCCTCGGGATCCGCTTCCTCGACAAACTCTGCTCTCAG AAACGAGACGTGTCATCAGAGGACAAAGAGAAGTTTCCCTATGACATCGTAAAGATGGCGCTGCCGCCAGAAGCTCAGCTGGCTGCTGACGCCGAG gtaCTGGGAGAGCACGATGACACGCCCACCACAGATGACCTTGTTGAGGcgtcagccaatcaggagctaGATAAGTCTCCCAGTGCGGCGCTGCGTGTCCAGGAAGCCATCCTGAAAGAACTGACCAATGAGGACGTAcacaag GTAACCTGCTATGACCAGGATGTGGTGACAGAGATGGAGGCAGAGCCTAAAGAGCTGGGGGCAGAGCACCACGCCACCCAGACGCTGACGTTTACAGACAGTATGGGTGAGGTGAAGGACGAGCAGCCGCCGGGCTGGTCGACCGCCACCACAGACATGAAGTTTGAGTACCTGCTGTACGGACACCGAGAGCAGCTCGCCTGCCAGGTGTGTGGGAAGAGCTTCCTGGACGAGAGCAGGCTCAG GAAACATGAGAAGCTTCATTCAGCAGAGCGTCCATTTGCCTGTGAGATCTGCACCAAAGCTTTCACCACCCACGCTCATCTGAAAG AACACCTGAAGATCCACACAGGCTTCAAACCGTACAGGTGTGACGTTTGTGGGAAATCGTTCATTCGAGCTCCAGACCTGAAGAAGCACGAACGGGTTCACAGCAATGAGAGGCCGTTCGCCTGCCAGATGTGTGACAAG GCTTTTAAACACAAGTCTCACCTGAAGGATCAcgagaggagacacagaggagagaaaccgTTCGTCTGTCCGTCCTGCACCAAGGCCTTTGCCAAG GCGTCAGATCTGAAGCGTCATGAGAACAACATGCACAGTGAGAGGAAACAGCTGAACCCCCTGCAGAGcgacacagagacactgcaggCCGCTGCCATGGCTGCTGAGGAGCAACATCTGGACACCATCAGCTGCTCCTAA